Sequence from the Corallococcus sp. EGB genome:
CAGTGAGCACATGAAGCCCGGGGCCTGTTCGAACATGCGGCGCAGGTGCCGGCGCTCATCGTCCAGCGCCAGGTTGGCCGCCTGCACCGCCTGGGCCCGCGCGAACACCCCGCCCATCAACTGCGTGCGGGGCACGCCCCCGTCCGGCGAGGACTCCACGTCGCGCACGGCCTGCTTGAGCTGCTGCAGCTCCGTCACGTCCATCGTGTGCTGGAGGATGAAGGCCACCTCGCCACGCCCATCCAACAGCGGCGTGTGCGTGGCGCTCCAATAGCGCTCCTCCATCACCACGCCGCCGTCCTTCTGCCGGGGCACCCGGTAGGGGATGAGCGCCAGCGTGTCCCGCGTCCGCTGCGTCAGCACCCGCTGGAGCGACTCGCGCAACATCCGGACGCTGGGATTGGCCGGGTCGTCCGGGTCGTGGGGGAAGGCCTCGAAGAGGGTGCGCCCGACCAGTTGCTCCAACTGGCTGGCCGTCACCCGCAGGTAGGCCGCGTTCGCCGTCACGAACCTCAGCTCCCGGTCCAGCAGCATGTAGGGATTGGGCGACAGCTCGAAGAGCGTCTGGAAGTCGAAGGGTTCCTGCATCCACTCACGGGGAGGTCCAGAAACCTCCCCGCCTTTCCTGGGGGGCCGCCGCGAGACGCGGAAAGGGGTTCGTGTCCAGTGTACGGACAACCCCTCCATCTCACCGGCCAAAAGGCCCGGACGTCCCATCTTCCGAGCGCCAGGCCTCCCCCAGGGCTGCCTTCTGGGCACCAGTCAACACCTCACCTCGACAGACACCCATTGGACCCGCCACGTCCGTCTGGACTGTAAGACTGAGCGGGTCTTTCAGACCTCTAAATTACTGTGATATGAGATTATTACCGCCAAGGCGGTGCAGTCCCACATGAACCGGGGTGTGCGGCAGGGGGTCGCCTTGGACGGGGGAGGAAAGGACCTCCCGGCCTTCCGCCAGCGCACTCGCTCCCGGCAGGAGGTCTGTCTCCAGATGCTCGCCGTTCCAGAAGCGTTGTCGCCGGATGACTCGGAAGCGGTCACCTCCCGTGTGTTTGACCGTCGTGCCCTGACGGCGACCGTCAGGCAGCTGTCGGTGGTGGCCAACGGGCGCGGCCTTTGGGCGGTCACACGCCAATGGCTCATCATCGCGGCGTCCGTGGCGTTCGTGGTGCAGGTGGACCGGTGGTGGGCGTGGGTGCTGGCCGCGGTGGTCATCTCCTCGCGGCAACACGCATTGCTGAGCCTGGTGCACGAGGCGTCGCACTACCACCTGAGCACGAACCGCAAGGTCAACGACGTGCTGGCGGACCTCCTCTGCGCGTTCCCCATGAACATCACCACGGAGGGCTACCGCAAGGAGCACGCGGAGCATCACCGCTACGTCAACACGCCCAGGGACCCGTACTGGCGCACGGCGCAGCGCGACCCCGCGTGGATGTTCCCGCGCACGCGCTGGGGCATGGCGCGGGTGCTCCTGGGGGACCTGGTGGGCATCTTCACGCTGTCCCACGTGCGCATCATGATTCCCTGGTCCTATACGGGCCGCTCCCTGGGCAAGGGAGGCCCGCCGCCGTCCCGCGCGGAGCACCTCCGCTACGCGCTGTGGCTGGTCGGCCTCATCACCTTCCTCACGCTCGCGGGCGGCTGGCTCCACTACCTGCTGCTGTGGTCCATCCCGTCGCTGACGCTGATGATGGTGGCGTTCCGCATCCGCGCCGTGGTGGAGCACCCCTTCACCCCGGCCACCCCGGACGAGACGCACGAGACGCGGGACGTGGAGGCGGCCACCTGGTTCGAGCGCTTCTTCATCGCGCCCTTCAACGCCAGCTACCACCTGTCCCATCACCTCTTCCCGTCCGTGCCCTACTACCACCTGCCCGCGCTGCATCAGCAGCTCAAGCAGACGGACCTCTACCGCCCCGGGGAGAACCACTTCCAGACGTACCTGGGCGGGGACAAGAGCGCGTGGAGCTTCCTCACGTCCCTGGGCAGGAGCTGAGGCTGGCTTCAATCCCTGTGAAGCATTGAAGCCGCGCACATCGCAGCACGACCGCCTTTCCCCTGGAGGCGCCCCCGTGGCGCCTCCAGGCGCGGAGGGCGCCCGCCCGTCCAGGCCGTCACCAGGCATCTTCCGCTCTGAAGCCAGACGCCCGCCGCGTCGCTGGCACAGCGGCCTGGCGTCCTCGCGACGTGCCGAAAGACCCCACCCCATGCCTTGAAGGCAGACGAGGAATCGCGGTGTCTCTTCGCCTGCGATTCGCCAGGTCCCCCTTGCACGCCCGCCAATCCCGGCGTGGCGACAGGGCGACCGGAGGACCTCTGCCACGCGCCGCGAGCAGAGGAGATGGCACCTCCGGCCTGCCCTCTTCACCTGGCCGCAGGAGTGACCTTGAAAAGGCAGCTCATGGGGTTCCTCGTGGCGTTGGCAGCGGTGCACGCCGGCTGCGATGGCGCGCCAGACTTCACCTCCACGGCCGGCGACGACGACGCGCTGGGGACGTCCGGGGACGCGCTCGCGAGCGCGTCCCCGCTGTATGACGATGCGCTCGGCTCGGGCTGGCAGGACTGGTCCTGGGCGACGCACAGCCTCACCGCGACGACTCCCGTGTACGCGGGCACGCGCTCCATCTCCGCGACGTTCGGCCCCTGGACGGGCCTGTACTTCCACCACGCGGGCGTGCCCACCACCGGGTACGGCTTCGTGGAGCTGCAGGTGAACCCGGGCGCGACGACGAACCCCGCGCTCGCCCTCTACGCGAGCGTGGGCGGCGTGGCGAAGCCGCCCGTGGCGCTCAACTCCACCTGCGCGGGCGGCACGCTGAAGGCCAATACGTGGACGCTCTGCCGCATGCCGCTGGCCCATCTGGGCGCGGCGAACACCTCCCTGGATGGCCTGGTGGTGATGGAGA
This genomic interval carries:
- a CDS encoding fatty acid desaturase family protein gives rise to the protein MLAVPEALSPDDSEAVTSRVFDRRALTATVRQLSVVANGRGLWAVTRQWLIIAASVAFVVQVDRWWAWVLAAVVISSRQHALLSLVHEASHYHLSTNRKVNDVLADLLCAFPMNITTEGYRKEHAEHHRYVNTPRDPYWRTAQRDPAWMFPRTRWGMARVLLGDLVGIFTLSHVRIMIPWSYTGRSLGKGGPPPSRAEHLRYALWLVGLITFLTLAGGWLHYLLLWSIPSLTLMMVAFRIRAVVEHPFTPATPDETHETRDVEAATWFERFFIAPFNASYHLSHHLFPSVPYYHLPALHQQLKQTDLYRPGENHFQTYLGGDKSAWSFLTSLGRS